The genomic DNA TGGCCGGCATTGGCCAGGCGGAAGAACGGCTTGTGGTAGCCACTGAAGGCAAAACGGGTGACGCCGTCGCGCTGCGACCAGTCGCGCACGATGCCGCTGGCTTCGGCCAGCTGCGGCGTGGCGGCCGCCGTGAGCGCGGCGGCGTCGCGCACGGCGAAGCGCGCGTCGCCGCCGTCCAGGTGCAGGTATACGCCGCCGCCGGGCGCCGGCGAGGTCCCGGTCAGGCCCTGCGCGGCGGCAACGTCGGGCAGGCCTGCGCCACTCCAGCGCAGGTTGCGCAGGTTGCCGTCGCCGCGCACGATCCATTGCGTGCCGCTGCCGCCGGCACTGCCGTCGCCCACTTCGCGCGCCACCGCCATCTCCTGCCAGTCGAGCACCTTGCGCACGTAATCGGTCGAATGCAGCGGCAGCAGCGGCTGCGCCAGCACGTAGTCATAGACCTTGCGCAGCGCCTTCAGCGACGCCGCCTTGGTGCCCGAATAGCTGTGGTAGTAGATGTTCACGGGCTTGAACCGATACGGCCGGTCGGTCAGCTCGAAGGTCTCGATCACGCGCTCGAAGCCGTAGAACGGCCCGTGCCACAGGTTGGTGTAGACATTCTCGTTCTGGTTGGGCGCGAACACCTGGAAGGTGCCGCCCGGCTTGTTGATGCCCAGCGGCGCAATCGCGGTCCAGCTGGGATTGCTGCGCGTGATCAGCGTGTCGCCGCCGTTCATGTTGAGCACGCGCGCCTGGCCGGTCAGCCGCAGCGCCTCGGCCGGCGGCTGGCAGTCGCCCGACCACAGCAGCAGGCTGACCGGCTTGCCAGCGGGCGCCAGGCTGCGGTTGATGTAGTCGATGGAGCCGCCGATCTCGCGGTTCAGGTCCATGGTGTAGCCGGGGATGTTCAGGTGGAAGGCCTCGTCGCCCTCCACCACCGCGGCACTTCCGGCCGGCGCCGGCTGGCCCGGCACCGTCCGCGCCCATTCGAACGGATGCGAAAAGGTGTGGCTGGCGACCTCGACATAAGGCTGGGCAAAGATCTTGCGCGCGATCGGCTCGAGCTCGGCGGCGAGCTTCGGGTACATACCGTCGCGGCTGATCTCACCCTGGATCACCGACATGGTCATCGGCAGCCGGTAGCGGTCGAAGATCTCGCGCAACAGCACCTCGCCGGAGAAGCCGCCGCCCGGCATCTCGGCACGCGAGGCAAAGCCGTCGCCATCGATATGGATGGTCAACAGGCGCCGGCCATTCTCGGTGGTAACGTCGGGCACCGGCATCGCGGGCAGCCGCAGCGCCTCGCGCAGGAAGTCCAGCGGCTGCACCACCCAGCGGCTCTGGGTGTTGTTGATGCCGCGCTCGTGCACCGCATACGGCCCCAGCACATAGCCGCCCCACGGCGTGATGGCCGCGGCGTCATAGGTCAGCGTGCCGGAGCGCAGGCGCAGCAGCGAGCGGAAGCCGTCGCCGTCTGGCACCTGCACAGCCACGGCCTGGGTGCGGTCGGGCGCCACCGGCATCTCGAAGCCCATCATGGGATCCTTGGCCAGCACCTCGACGGGACCCGCCACGCGGCCCCGGACCGGCTTCAGGCCAAAGCTGCGCGCCACCGCGCCGCTGACGCTGGTGCCGAAGTCGTTCAGGAACACCACCGGCATGCCCTGCGCCATGCGTGCCTGCACCCAGGCGTGGAAGCGGCCCGGCTGCGCCGTGACCGGGCCTGACAGGTACACCACCACGCCGGCATAACGGTCGGGCCCGATCTCGGGCAGCGCCTCGCTGGTCTCGGCAAATTCGACGCGGTAGCCCAGGTAGTTGAGCGGCATCGAGACAAAGCGCACGCCCGACGAATTATCGATCGACTCGCCGGGGGCGCGCTCCTGCACCACCAGCACACGCCGCGGCAGCACTTCGACCTTGCCGATGCCGATGCTCTGCAGGCCGGGATCGGCCACATAGGGCGTGATGCCCAGCGCGCGGATGCGCCGCGCGGTGTCGCGCGCGCAGCGGCGGTCCGCCGGCGGGCAGTAGTCGATCGACAAGACCGGCAGCCGGTATTGCTCGCGGATGGTGCGCGCCTGCGCCAGCAGCCAGTCGCGGTCGGCCTGCGGCACCTCGACATAGCGGCCCTGGGCCTGGTTCCAGCCGCGGAACAGCGACTCGAAGGCGACGGCATACGCCAGGCCATGCACCTGCGGGAGGATCTCGAAGCCGCGGTTGAAGATCAGCCGGGCGTCGGGGTAGCGCGCCTTGATCGCGCGCACCACGCGCACCAGGCCGGCCTCCTGCCGCGCGCGCTCGGCGTCGGTCCTGGCGGCGAGCTGGTACGAGTCCAGGGTATCGAGGAAGAAGCCGCGGAAGCCCCGCGCCCACAGCGGCGCGATGACCTTGTCGACATAGAAGGCGGGCCAGCCGTCGGCCGCCTGGTCGATCACCGGCGCGTTCCAGGCGTCATTGCGGCCGACGAACCAGCTCCTGGGAATGTCCTTGAAGTACGGGCGGCCTTCCAGCACCTCGCCCACGCTGACATAGGCAAACCAGGCGGTGGCGGGGGTGACGACCTGGCGCGGGTCGAAGCCGCTGTCGGGTTCGACCACGGCGATATCGAAGGCCTGCAGCGCGTCGACCGGCGGCTTGGCGCCGTAGTGCAGTGCGATCGACGGCATTGCCGGAGCGGCTGCGGCCGCGCCCGACGCCGGCTGTGCCGCGGCGGCACCGGCCGCGCCGAGGGCAAGCGCCAGCACGGCGCGTTGCGCCAGATGCCCCAGCCGGGCCATCCAGGCTGGCCAGCATGGCGTGCGGCCACCGCGGCCGCGGTGGCTGCATTGCGCTTCCCCCAGTCGATTCAAAGCGTGTTTCCCTTTATTTTTGCGCACCCGAAGTGCACGGTGCCCGACATTCTAAAGGCGGTTCGTCACCGCGCGGCGCCTGGTTCTGACCGTCAATTCGGAAAAGTCCGATGGTATCCGGCATCCGCATGCTAGAGCAGGCAGCGGCGCCGTATTGTCAACAATTGTCCCAGAAAGGAGACATTGAGCCGGCTTGCCCGTTAGCAGCGCTGTCGTGGGCCGATGTTTGGCCCTCCGCCGCTGGCAGCCGCTGTAGTGAGGATTGCATCGTCGCCATGCTTCGCGGCGCCGCTGTCCGCTTACCGGGTTTCCGGACGCTTGGCTTTACCACAACATGAAATCCTTGCGTTCATTCTCTTATGTATGGACGCGCATGCATGCCATTGACTCATGTATGGACATGGATAACCTGCCCGCTGCCTCGGGTATTGTGGTTTATCCGCATAATGTTATATCCGCTTCGGGCTGATCTCACCCGAACGCGGTAGGAGCGGTGCCGTAAAAATTTGTAAAAAAGATGGCACCAGCTTGCAGCGGGCGGCAGCCCATTATGCACGACAACATGGCACGCGGCCCGGCTACGGTGCACGCACAGGCAAACGCGCCAATAAAAAATCAGGGAATTCACTGAACCGGTAC from Cupriavidus taiwanensis includes the following:
- a CDS encoding bifunctional glycoside hydrolase 114/ polysaccharide deacetylase family protein, which translates into the protein MARLGHLAQRAVLALALGAAGAAAAQPASGAAAAAPAMPSIALHYGAKPPVDALQAFDIAVVEPDSGFDPRQVVTPATAWFAYVSVGEVLEGRPYFKDIPRSWFVGRNDAWNAPVIDQAADGWPAFYVDKVIAPLWARGFRGFFLDTLDSYQLAARTDAERARQEAGLVRVVRAIKARYPDARLIFNRGFEILPQVHGLAYAVAFESLFRGWNQAQGRYVEVPQADRDWLLAQARTIREQYRLPVLSIDYCPPADRRCARDTARRIRALGITPYVADPGLQSIGIGKVEVLPRRVLVVQERAPGESIDNSSGVRFVSMPLNYLGYRVEFAETSEALPEIGPDRYAGVVVYLSGPVTAQPGRFHAWVQARMAQGMPVVFLNDFGTSVSGAVARSFGLKPVRGRVAGPVEVLAKDPMMGFEMPVAPDRTQAVAVQVPDGDGFRSLLRLRSGTLTYDAAAITPWGGYVLGPYAVHERGINNTQSRWVVQPLDFLREALRLPAMPVPDVTTENGRRLLTIHIDGDGFASRAEMPGGGFSGEVLLREIFDRYRLPMTMSVIQGEISRDGMYPKLAAELEPIARKIFAQPYVEVASHTFSHPFEWARTVPGQPAPAGSAAVVEGDEAFHLNIPGYTMDLNREIGGSIDYINRSLAPAGKPVSLLLWSGDCQPPAEALRLTGQARVLNMNGGDTLITRSNPSWTAIAPLGINKPGGTFQVFAPNQNENVYTNLWHGPFYGFERVIETFELTDRPYRFKPVNIYYHSYSGTKAASLKALRKVYDYVLAQPLLPLHSTDYVRKVLDWQEMAVAREVGDGSAGGSGTQWIVRGDGNLRNLRWSGAGLPDVAAAQGLTGTSPAPGGGVYLHLDGGDARFAVRDAAALTAAATPQLAEASGIVRDWSQRDGVTRFAFSGYHKPFFRLANAGHCRVSVDGKAVAAVRERNTLRVDTAPVTDPNHVRQQVEVRCAG